Proteins from a genomic interval of Luteibacter pinisoli:
- a CDS encoding FKBP-type peptidyl-prolyl cis-trans isomerase, translating to MKHFLRPTMMAVALAVSLGAAAGASAQAAKPAAKPAAASASAPVDKQKASYVVGWDLASSLPPLVAKEVDAATVAKALQAALSGQKPTMTEAEAKSVREAFVAQLKVKAEAEYNRVASENKKEGDDFLAKNKSAAGVKVTASGLQYQVVQAGTGARPGPNDMVTINYTGTFVNGEKFDSSADHQPAGPAQIPLAAVIPGFREGLQLMQTGGKYKLYIPSNIAYGAKPENGFPPNATIIFDVELLKTGPAPAGQGPGGPGAGAPQGGK from the coding sequence ATGAAGCACTTTTTGCGTCCCACGATGATGGCCGTCGCCCTGGCGGTTTCGCTGGGTGCGGCCGCGGGCGCATCTGCCCAGGCTGCCAAGCCGGCTGCCAAGCCGGCAGCGGCGTCCGCCTCGGCTCCGGTCGATAAGCAGAAGGCCAGCTATGTCGTGGGTTGGGACCTTGCCAGCTCGCTTCCGCCGCTCGTCGCGAAGGAAGTGGACGCAGCCACGGTCGCCAAGGCCCTGCAGGCTGCCCTGTCCGGCCAGAAGCCGACCATGACCGAAGCCGAGGCCAAGTCGGTCCGCGAAGCGTTCGTGGCCCAGCTGAAGGTCAAGGCAGAAGCCGAGTACAACCGTGTTGCCTCCGAGAACAAGAAGGAAGGCGACGACTTCCTGGCCAAGAACAAGTCGGCCGCTGGCGTGAAGGTCACGGCGTCGGGCCTGCAGTACCAGGTCGTCCAGGCCGGTACCGGTGCACGTCCGGGCCCGAACGACATGGTCACGATCAACTACACCGGCACGTTCGTGAACGGCGAGAAGTTTGACTCCTCGGCCGACCACCAGCCGGCTGGCCCGGCGCAGATCCCGCTGGCTGCCGTCATCCCGGGCTTCCGCGAAGGCCTGCAGCTGATGCAGACCGGTGGCAAGTACAAGCTGTACATCCCGTCGAACATCGCTTACGGCGCCAAGCCGGAAAACGGCTTCCCGCCGAATGCGACGATCATCTTCGACGTCGAGCTGCTGAAGACCGGTCCGGCTCCGGCTGGCCAGGGTCCGGGCGGCCCGGGCGCTGGCGCCCCGCAGGGCGGCAAGTAA
- the ppsR gene encoding posphoenolpyruvate synthetase regulatory kinase/phosphorylase PpsR — MRRTVFFISDSTGITAETIGNSMLTQFDGVEFDTHRLPFIDNPAKAESAALRIKTKYAQDGQRPIVVNTMTSKALCDIVAGSGALMLDVFAPFIDPLEHELGVKQSYAVNRSHGLVDSARYEARIEATNYALAHDDGLDVDYNQSDVVLVGVSRSGKTPTCLYMALHYGVCAANYPLTDDDLDKLELPMRLRPYRSRLFGLTIDPVRLAQIREQRRPGSRYATLKQCRWELEQADRLMRRENIPVLNTTHTSIEEISSKIFEYLGIERHMY, encoded by the coding sequence ATGCGGCGCACCGTCTTCTTCATTTCCGATTCCACCGGCATTACCGCGGAGACGATCGGCAACAGCATGCTTACCCAGTTCGATGGGGTGGAGTTCGACACCCACCGGCTGCCCTTTATCGACAACCCGGCCAAGGCGGAATCGGCAGCCCTCCGGATCAAGACCAAGTACGCCCAGGACGGTCAGCGCCCCATCGTGGTCAATACCATGACCTCCAAGGCCTTATGCGACATCGTCGCCGGCAGCGGGGCCCTGATGCTGGACGTGTTCGCCCCCTTCATCGACCCGCTGGAGCACGAGCTGGGGGTGAAGCAGTCGTACGCCGTGAACCGGTCGCACGGCCTGGTCGATTCGGCCCGCTACGAGGCCCGCATCGAGGCCACCAATTACGCGCTGGCCCACGACGACGGGCTGGACGTGGATTACAACCAGTCCGACGTGGTGCTGGTCGGGGTGTCCCGATCGGGCAAGACCCCTACCTGCCTCTATATGGCCTTGCATTACGGTGTGTGTGCCGCCAATTACCCCCTCACGGACGACGATCTCGACAAACTCGAGTTGCCCATGCGCCTGCGTCCGTATCGCAGCAGGCTGTTCGGCCTGACGATCGATCCGGTCCGCCTGGCCCAGATCCGCGAACAGCGCCGCCCGGGCAGCCGCTACGCCACGCTGAAGCAGTGCCGGTGGGAGCTTGAACAGGCCGACCGCCTGATGCGCCGGGAAAATATCCCGGTTCTCAACACAACGCATACCTCGATCGAGGAGATCTCGAGCAAGATCTTCGAGTACCTCGGTATCGAGCGTCACATGTATTAG
- a CDS encoding DUF2058 family protein has protein sequence MAESLRDQLLKSGLVKEVREEARKSAPPARQGGQGGQRGTNGPRPPGGGKPGQGGGGRPQGGGRPQGGGGRPQGGGRPQGGQGANAPRPPRKDGEMDLAKAYAIRAQTEATERRQAEAEAAEVARLRKEKKRKVEELLKGKALNLADADQVRHFPYGEKIRRVHVDAAQLAAINAGELGVVQQGGRYLVLEKSVIDALREIAPEFIALMVDPNAQSESDDGVPDDLMW, from the coding sequence ATGGCAGAGTCACTGCGTGACCAGTTGTTGAAGAGCGGCCTCGTCAAGGAAGTCCGCGAAGAAGCCCGCAAATCCGCACCGCCGGCCCGACAGGGTGGGCAGGGCGGGCAGCGCGGCACGAATGGCCCGCGTCCACCAGGTGGCGGCAAGCCCGGCCAGGGCGGTGGTGGGCGCCCGCAGGGTGGTGGCAGGCCCCAGGGCGGCGGTGGTCGTCCCCAGGGTGGCGGACGTCCGCAGGGCGGGCAGGGCGCCAATGCGCCGCGTCCGCCGCGCAAGGATGGCGAGATGGACCTGGCCAAGGCCTACGCCATCCGTGCGCAGACCGAAGCCACCGAGCGCCGCCAGGCCGAAGCCGAGGCTGCCGAAGTGGCCCGCTTGCGTAAGGAGAAGAAGCGCAAGGTCGAGGAACTGCTGAAGGGGAAGGCGCTCAACCTCGCCGACGCTGACCAGGTCCGTCATTTCCCTTACGGCGAAAAGATCCGTCGCGTGCACGTCGACGCGGCACAGCTGGCCGCGATCAACGCGGGCGAGCTCGGTGTCGTGCAGCAGGGCGGCCGTTATCTGGTGCTGGAGAAGTCCGTGATCGACGCGCTGCGCGAGATCGCCCCGGAGTTCATCGCGCTGATGGTTGACCCGAACGCACAGAGCGAATCCGACGACGGCGTGCCTGACGACCTGATGTGGTGA
- a CDS encoding 3-hydroxyacyl-CoA dehydrogenase NAD-binding domain-containing protein produces the protein MFEGLRFKHWKTSEGDDGIVVLSLDREGTSANALGRDVLDELATLVERLAIEGPKGVVIHSAKPSGFAVGADIREFVEYAHTGTVLENIENGQRVFENLARLPFPTVAAIHGACMGGGTELALACRYRIAADDDATKIGLPEVMLGIHPGWGGSARLPRLIGAPEALPAMLTGRPFNARRAKAVGLVDRLARPDELLAEARQLARRPSARPFALRAKAWATNTLPARLILAPMVRKQTAAKVRKEHYPAPFALIDVWANGGGNIQQRLKLEAKSVAKLATTSTARNLIRIFFLQERLKSLGGGVDHGIKHVHVVGAGTMGGDIAAWAALKGFEVTLQDRELRFVEPAIKRARAMFEKKLKAPAKVEAANGRLRADVEGKGVADADLAIEAIFENPEAKHALYAAIEPQFQADEILASNTSSIPLDELRVGLAAPQRFLGLHFFNPVAQMPLVEVVRHDQLDPAIEKRALAFCKAIGKLPVPVKGTPGFLVNRILMPYLMEAMRLFNEGVPGPVLDREARKFGMPMGPIELADTVGLDVCASVGKELAPFLGLEVPHGLEEKLAANKRGKKDGEGLYVWKDGKPEKPDVDPDYVPPADLQDRMILPMVNEAVACLAEGVVDDADLLDAGVIFGTGFAPFRGGPIQYVRSEGVAVVRERLAKLEQKHGARFSRKEGWDNPELATPPA, from the coding sequence ATGTTCGAAGGACTCCGATTCAAGCACTGGAAGACCAGCGAAGGCGACGATGGCATCGTCGTCCTTTCCCTCGACCGTGAGGGCACCAGCGCCAACGCCCTCGGGCGCGACGTGCTGGACGAGCTGGCCACCCTGGTGGAACGCCTGGCCATTGAAGGCCCCAAGGGCGTCGTCATCCACTCCGCCAAGCCGTCGGGCTTCGCGGTGGGTGCAGACATCAGGGAATTCGTAGAGTACGCACACACCGGCACCGTCCTCGAGAACATCGAGAACGGCCAGCGCGTCTTCGAAAACCTCGCCCGCCTGCCCTTCCCCACGGTGGCTGCCATCCACGGCGCCTGCATGGGCGGTGGCACCGAGCTGGCCCTGGCCTGCCGCTATCGCATCGCGGCCGACGACGACGCCACGAAGATCGGCCTGCCCGAGGTCATGCTGGGCATCCACCCCGGCTGGGGTGGCAGCGCCCGCCTGCCGCGCCTGATCGGTGCGCCGGAAGCGCTCCCCGCCATGCTCACCGGCCGCCCGTTCAACGCGCGCCGGGCCAAGGCCGTGGGCCTGGTCGACCGCCTGGCTCGTCCCGACGAACTGCTGGCCGAAGCCCGCCAGCTGGCCCGCCGCCCGTCGGCGCGGCCCTTCGCCTTGCGTGCGAAAGCCTGGGCGACGAACACCCTGCCCGCCCGCCTGATCCTGGCGCCCATGGTGCGCAAGCAGACCGCCGCCAAGGTCCGCAAGGAACACTACCCGGCACCGTTTGCCCTGATCGACGTCTGGGCGAATGGTGGCGGCAATATCCAGCAGCGCCTGAAGCTGGAAGCAAAGTCCGTCGCAAAACTGGCCACCACGTCCACGGCGCGCAACCTCATCCGCATCTTCTTCCTGCAGGAACGGCTGAAAAGCCTCGGCGGCGGCGTGGACCATGGCATCAAGCATGTCCATGTCGTTGGTGCCGGCACCATGGGCGGCGACATCGCCGCCTGGGCCGCGCTGAAGGGTTTCGAGGTCACGCTGCAGGATCGCGAACTGCGCTTCGTGGAACCGGCGATCAAGCGCGCCCGGGCCATGTTCGAGAAGAAACTGAAGGCGCCGGCCAAGGTCGAAGCGGCGAACGGCCGCCTGCGCGCCGACGTCGAAGGCAAGGGCGTCGCTGACGCCGACCTCGCCATCGAGGCGATCTTCGAAAACCCGGAAGCGAAGCACGCGCTGTACGCCGCCATCGAGCCGCAGTTCCAGGCCGACGAGATCCTCGCCAGCAATACGTCGTCCATTCCGCTGGACGAACTGCGCGTCGGCCTCGCCGCGCCCCAGCGCTTCCTTGGCTTGCACTTCTTCAATCCGGTGGCGCAGATGCCGCTGGTGGAAGTCGTACGCCACGACCAGCTCGACCCCGCCATCGAAAAGCGCGCCCTCGCCTTCTGCAAGGCGATCGGCAAGCTGCCGGTGCCGGTCAAGGGCACGCCAGGCTTCCTGGTCAATCGCATCCTCATGCCGTACCTGATGGAAGCGATGCGCCTGTTCAATGAAGGCGTGCCGGGGCCCGTGCTGGATCGCGAGGCCAGGAAGTTCGGTATGCCGATGGGTCCGATCGAACTGGCCGACACGGTCGGCCTCGACGTGTGCGCCTCGGTCGGCAAGGAGCTGGCGCCCTTCCTCGGCCTTGAAGTTCCGCACGGGCTGGAAGAGAAGCTGGCAGCCAACAAGCGCGGCAAGAAAGACGGCGAAGGCCTTTACGTCTGGAAGGACGGCAAGCCCGAGAAGCCTGACGTCGACCCGGACTACGTCCCACCGGCCGACCTGCAGGACCGCATGATCCTGCCGATGGTGAACGAAGCCGTCGCATGCCTCGCCGAAGGCGTGGTCGACGATGCGGACCTGCTCGACGCCGGCGTCATCTTCGGCACGGGCTTCGCCCCGTTCCGTGGCGGCCCGATCCAGTATGTGCGCAGCGAAGGCGTGGCCGTGGTGCGTGAGCGCCTGGCCAAGCTGGAGCAGAAGCACGGCGCGCGCTTCAGCCGGAAGGAAGGTTGGGACAACCCGGAACTGGCGACGCCACCCGCGTAA
- a CDS encoding cation:proton antiporter, which translates to MHGIVFIQDLATVMLVAGLTTVLFQRLRQPVVLGYIIAGLLIGPHTFPFIFIHEEETIRTLSELGMILLLFALGLEFSLKKLRAVGGAALVAAFAEIVLMIWIGYEIGRFFGWTAMDSLFLGAMLSISSTTIIMKALEDLGLKRERFAQLMFGILIVEDLLAIVLMALLTGIASTGGLEAEQALAAVGRLGLFMAVSLVVGLLLVPRVVDYIAKVSRNDVLLIAVLGICFGFCLLVTEMGYSVALGAFMIGAIVAESESVARVERIIMPVRDMFSAIFFVAIGMLIDPALLAEYAWPITVVTIAVVVGKVVTCSFGSFVAGNDGRTSLRVGMGLAQIGEFSFVIATLGLSLKVTSNFLYPVAVAVSAITTFLTPYLIRLSDPLATGLGRVLPARVTGVFGAYTEWMGNLGLQGQGAIVMKMIRRLVWHVIINMVLVIAVFIITAFAYRRGFMHLDLFSDNPVVRRSLAWSVAALVSLPMVVAAYRKAGALGMLLAELSIPDRFGARTYRIRAVLARIIPLVVMLILGLLVAALASTILPPREVAAVLILIGIGLTWLLWRVLVQVHARLQAALRDTLDKPGQGHEE; encoded by the coding sequence ATGCACGGCATCGTTTTCATCCAGGACCTGGCCACCGTGATGCTGGTGGCCGGCCTCACCACGGTGCTTTTCCAGCGCCTCCGCCAGCCAGTGGTGCTTGGCTACATCATCGCGGGCCTGCTCATCGGGCCGCACACGTTCCCCTTCATCTTCATCCACGAAGAAGAAACGATCCGCACGCTCTCCGAGCTGGGCATGATCCTGCTGCTCTTTGCGCTCGGTCTCGAATTCAGCCTGAAGAAGCTGCGCGCCGTCGGCGGTGCCGCGCTGGTCGCCGCGTTCGCGGAAATCGTGCTGATGATCTGGATCGGCTACGAGATCGGCCGGTTCTTCGGCTGGACGGCCATGGATTCGCTGTTCCTCGGCGCCATGCTTTCCATCTCGTCCACCACCATCATCATGAAGGCGCTGGAGGATCTCGGCCTCAAGCGCGAGCGCTTTGCGCAGCTGATGTTCGGCATCCTCATCGTGGAAGACCTGCTGGCCATCGTGCTGATGGCCCTGCTCACCGGTATCGCCAGCACCGGCGGCCTGGAGGCAGAGCAGGCGCTCGCCGCCGTGGGGCGCCTGGGCCTGTTCATGGCCGTGTCGCTGGTGGTCGGATTGCTGCTGGTGCCGCGCGTGGTGGACTACATCGCGAAGGTGAGCCGCAACGACGTGTTGCTGATCGCCGTGCTGGGCATCTGCTTCGGCTTCTGCCTGCTGGTCACGGAAATGGGCTACAGCGTGGCGCTGGGCGCCTTCATGATCGGCGCCATCGTGGCCGAGTCCGAAAGCGTGGCGCGGGTCGAGCGCATCATCATGCCGGTGCGCGACATGTTCAGCGCCATCTTCTTCGTGGCGATCGGCATGCTGATCGACCCCGCGCTGCTGGCCGAGTACGCGTGGCCGATCACGGTGGTGACCATCGCGGTGGTGGTCGGCAAGGTGGTGACCTGCAGTTTCGGCAGCTTCGTGGCCGGCAACGATGGCCGGACGTCGTTGCGGGTCGGCATGGGGCTCGCGCAGATCGGCGAGTTCTCCTTCGTCATCGCTACCCTCGGCCTCAGCCTGAAGGTGACCAGCAACTTCCTCTATCCGGTGGCGGTCGCCGTGTCGGCCATCACCACCTTCCTTACCCCGTACCTCATCCGGCTCTCCGATCCGCTGGCGACCGGGCTGGGGCGCGTGCTGCCGGCGCGGGTCACCGGCGTGTTCGGGGCCTATACGGAGTGGATGGGCAACCTGGGCCTGCAGGGACAGGGCGCGATCGTCATGAAGATGATCCGCCGGCTGGTCTGGCACGTGATCATCAACATGGTGCTGGTCATCGCGGTGTTCATCATCACCGCGTTCGCCTACCGCCGTGGCTTCATGCACCTGGACCTCTTCAGCGACAACCCCGTGGTGCGGCGCAGCCTGGCCTGGTCGGTGGCCGCGCTGGTCTCGCTGCCGATGGTGGTGGCGGCCTATCGCAAGGCCGGGGCCCTGGGCATGCTGCTGGCCGAGTTGAGCATCCCGGACCGGTTCGGTGCCCGGACCTACCGGATTCGCGCCGTCCTGGCCCGGATCATTCCGCTGGTGGTCATGTTGATCCTGGGCTTGTTGGTGGCGGCGCTGGCGTCGACCATCCTGCCGCCGCGCGAGGTCGCAGCGGTGCTGATACTCATCGGAATCGGCCTGACGTGGCTGCTCTGGCGGGTCCTGGTGCAGGTGCATGCCCGCCTGCAGGCGGCCCTGCGCGACACCCTGGACAAGCCGGGGCAGGGCCACGAGGAATGA
- a CDS encoding UDP-glucose dehydrogenase family protein: protein MKVTIFGTGYVGLVTGTCLAEMGNHVVCVDVDAGKVERLGKGQIPIYEPGLEPMVLRNHGEGRLDFTTDATAGIAHGEIVFIAVGTPPDEDGSADLQYVLAVAHTIGDHIDRYTVVVNKSTVPVGTADRVRAAVAERLAARGVDVPFDVVSNPEFLKEGDAVEDCMRPDRIIVGASSQRAIGVLRKLYAPFNRNHDRMVVMDERSAELTKYAANAMLATKISFMNEIANIAEHVGADVELVRQGIGADPRIGYHFIYPGAGYGGSCFPKDVQALARTAHSVGYDAKLLNSVEAVNDAQKSRLFSLLSKHFDGQLKGRTIAVWGLAFKPNTDDMREASSRRLMEQLWEAGASVRAFDPEAAEETQRIYGERSDLVLVERPYDALQGADALVIVTEWKAFRSPDFARVKSLLGTPVIIDGRNLYDPAAVEEAGIAYYGIGRGRSLAGKHHG, encoded by the coding sequence ATGAAAGTCACGATCTTCGGCACCGGGTACGTCGGTCTCGTCACGGGCACCTGCCTGGCCGAGATGGGCAACCACGTGGTTTGCGTCGACGTGGACGCCGGCAAGGTCGAGCGGCTGGGCAAGGGCCAGATCCCGATCTACGAGCCGGGCCTTGAGCCGATGGTGCTGCGCAACCATGGCGAGGGCCGCCTGGATTTCACCACCGATGCCACCGCCGGCATCGCGCATGGCGAGATCGTCTTCATCGCGGTCGGTACGCCGCCCGACGAAGATGGCAGCGCCGACCTCCAGTACGTGCTGGCCGTGGCCCATACCATTGGCGATCACATCGACCGTTACACCGTGGTGGTCAATAAATCGACCGTGCCCGTCGGTACCGCTGATCGCGTGCGTGCCGCCGTTGCCGAGCGCCTCGCCGCACGCGGCGTCGACGTCCCCTTCGACGTCGTCTCCAATCCCGAATTCCTCAAGGAAGGCGATGCCGTCGAAGACTGCATGCGCCCGGACCGCATCATCGTCGGTGCCTCCAGCCAGCGCGCCATTGGCGTGTTGCGCAAACTGTACGCCCCGTTCAACCGCAACCACGACCGCATGGTGGTGATGGACGAGCGATCCGCCGAGCTGACCAAGTACGCCGCCAACGCGATGCTGGCCACCAAGATCAGCTTCATGAACGAGATCGCCAATATCGCCGAGCATGTCGGCGCCGACGTTGAACTGGTCCGCCAGGGCATCGGCGCGGATCCGCGCATCGGCTACCACTTCATCTACCCCGGCGCTGGCTACGGCGGTTCGTGCTTCCCGAAGGACGTGCAGGCCCTGGCCCGGACGGCACACTCGGTGGGCTACGACGCGAAGCTGCTCAATTCGGTGGAAGCGGTGAATGACGCGCAGAAGTCGCGCCTGTTCTCGCTGCTGTCAAAGCATTTCGACGGCCAGCTGAAGGGCCGCACCATTGCCGTGTGGGGCCTGGCCTTCAAGCCAAATACGGATGACATGCGCGAGGCCTCCAGCCGCCGCCTGATGGAGCAGCTGTGGGAAGCCGGCGCCTCCGTGCGCGCGTTCGATCCGGAAGCGGCTGAAGAAACGCAGCGCATCTACGGCGAACGCAGCGACCTTGTGCTCGTCGAGCGCCCTTACGATGCCTTGCAGGGTGCTGACGCGCTGGTCATCGTGACTGAGTGGAAGGCCTTCCGCAGCCCGGACTTCGCCCGTGTGAAATCCTTGCTGGGCACGCCGGTCATCATCGATGGCCGCAACCTCTACGATCCGGCCGCCGTCGAAGAAGCAGGCATCGCGTATTACGGCATCGGCCGTGGCCGCAGCCTCGCAGGCAAGCATCATGGGTGA
- a CDS encoding bifunctional diguanylate cyclase/phosphodiesterase, translated as MPDASGVLIFTPRRDMRRAVFDALDADGGFVLLSARDALQLEALLADAPPLHVAVVGSDGSDDVRLGLRILRSFAAYRDIPIVFLVPDGPLAVAPDDGAAWLRESAIAAELAQRVRMAVAVDTTPRVIEAKADFRFAFHAGAAWVVAAADGGIIDAGAAMLRLCADDAPIHGRLLRDVFSMNDGSTWPIPDGDASACMLRRVDGVEIPGEVDVRHLVDDMGGHRIAVAFRDMRSSDTATRALSLLSVLDACPSDDEGLGEVAAMLADALDLDVVGVWSALPESDGGPSVVARIWNGPGQVEWAEADQLPLLKRCLGGEAIVCLGDGRTEMPADPLVEALGLTSFVFLPLLDERRNPIGALMAGRRRTGSDGRVFELALRAASARFSAALELRRSRDQGRERGLVDTLTGLPNRLLFHDRVDTTIREAERTGELFAVLFVDLDRFKGINETLGHAVGDQVLSAVARRLRASVRGSDTVARYAGDEFTLVLRHITKREDVLRIAEKIVQAQEVPLHLDDGSELQATVSVGIAFFPDDAVEGELLLRHADEAMYGAKSLGRNNYQVYAANVDTAQQQQGELKARLRHAERNGELRVFYQPQVDAGTEDIVGMEALVRWEHPELGMISPGFFIPLAEASGLIVPIGEWVLRTACAQAKAWEDRYGMGLRLGVNLSAVQLMQPNLAGTVARALEDTGLNPTQLELEVTESISVKTVPHLVETLDALHAMGCRIAIDDFGTGAASLDYLRRLPADRIKIDQSFVRNIGVDPDDEAIVRATIDMAHRLKRGVVAEGVEIEQHLQFLRANGCDELQGFLFCRPLPSLTFDKLLAERERLVAEGQALSLA; from the coding sequence GTGCCTGACGCCAGCGGCGTACTGATCTTTACCCCGCGCCGTGACATGCGCCGCGCCGTGTTCGACGCCCTCGACGCGGATGGCGGCTTCGTCCTGCTGAGCGCACGCGATGCGTTGCAGCTTGAAGCCCTCCTGGCCGACGCGCCGCCGCTGCACGTGGCGGTGGTGGGCAGCGACGGCAGCGACGATGTCCGCCTGGGCCTGCGCATCCTGCGCAGCTTTGCGGCCTATCGCGATATCCCCATCGTGTTCCTCGTGCCCGATGGCCCGCTGGCCGTGGCGCCCGACGATGGCGCCGCGTGGCTTCGCGAAAGCGCCATCGCCGCTGAGCTGGCCCAGCGCGTGCGCATGGCGGTGGCGGTGGATACGACGCCGCGGGTGATCGAAGCGAAGGCCGATTTCCGTTTCGCGTTCCATGCGGGTGCCGCGTGGGTCGTGGCCGCGGCCGACGGTGGCATCATCGATGCCGGCGCGGCGATGCTTCGCCTGTGCGCGGACGACGCGCCGATCCATGGCCGACTGCTGCGCGACGTGTTCAGCATGAACGACGGGTCTACCTGGCCGATCCCTGACGGCGACGCCTCGGCATGCATGCTGCGCCGGGTCGATGGCGTGGAGATCCCGGGCGAGGTGGACGTACGCCACCTCGTGGATGACATGGGCGGTCATCGCATCGCGGTGGCCTTCCGCGACATGCGTTCCAGCGATACCGCGACGCGGGCGCTTTCACTGCTTTCCGTCCTCGACGCGTGCCCCAGCGATGACGAAGGGCTCGGCGAGGTCGCGGCCATGCTGGCCGATGCGCTGGACCTCGACGTGGTCGGCGTGTGGTCGGCGCTGCCGGAGAGTGACGGCGGCCCTTCCGTGGTCGCCCGCATCTGGAATGGACCAGGCCAGGTCGAGTGGGCTGAAGCCGACCAGTTGCCGCTGCTCAAGCGGTGCCTCGGTGGCGAGGCCATCGTCTGCCTCGGCGATGGCCGTACCGAAATGCCGGCCGATCCGCTGGTCGAGGCGCTGGGCCTGACGTCGTTCGTCTTCCTTCCCTTGCTCGACGAGCGGCGCAACCCGATCGGCGCGCTGATGGCCGGACGCCGCCGCACGGGCAGCGATGGCCGCGTGTTCGAACTGGCACTGCGCGCCGCCTCGGCCCGCTTCAGCGCGGCGCTTGAACTGCGCCGTTCGCGCGACCAGGGCCGCGAGCGCGGCCTGGTCGATACGCTCACCGGGCTGCCGAACCGCCTCCTGTTCCACGACCGCGTCGACACGACGATCCGTGAAGCCGAGCGCACCGGCGAGCTGTTCGCGGTGCTCTTCGTGGACCTCGACCGTTTCAAGGGCATCAACGAGACCCTCGGCCATGCCGTCGGCGACCAGGTGCTGTCCGCCGTGGCGCGGCGACTGCGTGCGAGCGTGCGCGGTTCCGACACCGTGGCGCGCTACGCGGGCGATGAGTTCACGCTGGTGCTGCGCCACATCACCAAACGCGAAGACGTGCTGCGCATTGCCGAGAAGATCGTGCAGGCGCAGGAAGTGCCGCTTCACCTCGACGACGGCTCCGAGCTGCAGGCGACCGTGTCGGTCGGCATCGCGTTCTTCCCCGACGACGCGGTCGAGGGCGAACTGCTCCTGCGCCACGCGGACGAAGCGATGTACGGGGCGAAGAGCCTGGGCCGGAACAACTACCAGGTGTACGCCGCGAACGTGGACACCGCCCAGCAGCAACAGGGCGAACTGAAGGCACGCCTGCGCCATGCCGAACGCAACGGCGAGCTGCGCGTGTTCTACCAGCCACAGGTGGACGCGGGCACCGAAGACATCGTCGGCATGGAAGCGCTGGTGCGCTGGGAGCATCCGGAGCTGGGCATGATCAGCCCGGGCTTCTTCATCCCCCTTGCCGAAGCCAGTGGCCTGATCGTGCCCATCGGCGAGTGGGTGCTGCGCACGGCCTGCGCCCAGGCCAAGGCCTGGGAGGACCGTTACGGCATGGGCCTGCGCCTGGGCGTGAACCTCTCCGCCGTGCAGCTGATGCAGCCCAACCTCGCCGGCACGGTGGCGCGTGCCCTCGAAGACACCGGCCTCAATCCCACGCAGCTCGAGCTGGAAGTCACCGAGAGCATCAGCGTGAAGACGGTGCCGCACCTGGTCGAGACGCTGGACGCCCTGCACGCGATGGGGTGCCGCATCGCCATCGACGATTTCGGTACCGGCGCGGCCTCGCTCGACTACCTGCGCCGCCTGCCGGCCGACCGGATCAAGATCGACCAGAGCTTCGTCCGTAACATCGGCGTGGACCCGGACGACGAAGCCATCGTCCGTGCGACGATCGACATGGCCCATCGCCTCAAGCGCGGCGTCGTGGCGGAGGGCGTGGAGATCGAGCAGCACCTCCAGTTCCTGCGCGCCAACGGCTGCGACGAGCTGCAGGGTTTCCTCTTCTGCCGGCCGCTGCCGTCGCTCACCTTCGACAAGCTGCTGGCCGAGCGCGAGCGCCTGGTGGCCGAAGGGCAGGCGTTAAGCCTGGCCTGA
- a CDS encoding DUF1249 domain-containing protein, with the protein MTAILERPHALIPGRFEFLMGLYAENYHRLARLFSPQRLAPGRYISDIDDGLNVRLEIQEKHPYTLELELTYDFVDEATGQPSPSAQLRMYTDAHVAEALHCHPGRKLWQVLGPFPAATTVLQHRLRMNGFLSRWLEYLAEQGHSIGTLTRTDTDG; encoded by the coding sequence ATGACAGCCATCCTCGAACGCCCTCATGCGCTCATCCCGGGACGCTTCGAATTCCTGATGGGGCTTTATGCGGAAAACTATCACCGCCTTGCGCGGCTGTTTTCGCCCCAGCGCCTGGCGCCGGGCCGTTATATCTCCGATATCGATGACGGCCTGAACGTGCGCCTGGAGATCCAGGAAAAGCACCCGTACACGCTGGAACTGGAGCTCACGTACGATTTCGTCGACGAAGCCACGGGCCAGCCTTCGCCTTCGGCGCAGCTGCGCATGTATACCGATGCGCACGTGGCCGAGGCACTGCATTGCCATCCGGGCCGCAAGCTGTGGCAGGTACTGGGCCCGTTCCCCGCTGCGACGACGGTGCTCCAGCATCGCCTGCGCATGAATGGGTTCCTCAGCCGCTGGCTGGAATACCTGGCGGAGCAGGGGCATTCGATCGGCACGCTGACCCGGACCGACACGGACGGGTAA
- a CDS encoding SlyX family protein codes for MGETDDRLMELEVRLAFIDDTVNGLSSADADIARRLDALERALREMRSDLSTLRAGSGSEPGIEPPPPHY; via the coding sequence ATGGGTGAGACCGATGATCGCCTGATGGAGCTCGAGGTGCGCCTCGCCTTCATCGATGACACCGTCAACGGCCTCTCATCCGCGGACGCCGACATCGCACGCCGCCTCGATGCCCTCGAGCGCGCCTTGCGCGAGATGCGTTCGGACCTTTCCACCCTGCGCGCGGGATCGGGCAGCGAGCCCGGTATCGAACCCCCGCCGCCGCACTACTGA